CGTTGGTATCGTCGGCGCTTTCATCGGCGGTTGGTTGGCCGGAGCATTGGGGATTCACATCGGCGACGGCCTGTTGGCATCGATTGTGACTGCCACCGTGGGGGCCGTGATCCTGTTATTTATTCTGCGCCTCATCAAGCGTGCCTGAGTCGTATTGAAAGCGCAAACGAGTGATAGATAAGCCTCGCATAAATTGCAGCAGAGACCGGTTAATTTTGCTGGCGCATGCGTTGTGCCGGCAAGTAACCCGTTACTGATACCGCATTGACAAATTTAGATAACGTAACGCCCTCTTTTTGGAGAATTTTGAGATGAGTATGAACCTGCTACAACTTACGCAAACCGCACTGGGCGGGCAAGTGATTCAACGCATAAGCGCCCATTATGGGATTGACGCTAGCAAAGCGACGACTGTCTTTGATACTTTGGTGCCAACCCTGATTGGCTCTGTCGTGAAAAAGGCTGACACACCTGAGGGAGCGCGGGCGCTCTATTCGGCCATCATGTCTCCTAAAGTTGATCCTAACATTGGCACCAATTTGGTCAGCGTCATCGACAATCCAGTGTCCCTAAGTAACTTGGGGAAAATCGGTGAAGAACACACCGTCCACTTGCTCGGCGACAAAGCCGGGGATGTAACAAATGCTGTTGCTCAGCACACCGGTGTGGGAATCAGCACCGTAACATCAATGACGTGCGTGGCCGCAGCCACCCTGTTTGGTTTGATCAAAAATCACTTGCAAGCGAGTAAAGGCGGGCAGCACACGTTAATTTCTACGCTCGAACACCAAGTACCATTCATCCAGGGCAAATTGCCTGAGGGCGTGTGGGCGGCGTTGGGCCTGGGTACTGTAGCGGCATTTTTCAACGGCATTGGCAGCAAACTCAAAAACACGCTGTCAGCCTTTCATGTGCAAATGCCACAAGCTGCGCATCCAAGCACAAGCGTTAGCCAAGCACCTGAAAAAAAATCAGGCCTGGCAAAATTTTGGTGGCTCTGGTTGTTGTTGGCCTTGGCTGCATTGCTATTTTTGATGCGCGGTTGCAATAAGGAATCGACACCAGCACCGGCGCCGGTCGTAACGCCACCTGCTGCGGTCTCTGCCGCACCGGATAAGTCTCCTGTACTGTCGTTGACCACTGATAAAGACGGTAAAGCTACGGTAGTTGCCACCGTCGGTAGCGAAGCTGAGAAAACTGCGATTATGGACGACTTGAAAAAGGTTTATGGCGATGCGGTGAGCGCCGACATTAAAGTTGATGCGGCGACTAAGCCTGCTGACTGGATCGGCAAATTACCTGATTTATTGCCGACCATCAAATTGCCGAACGCAGAATTGACGATCAAGGGCAACAATATTGAAATCGGCGGCGCCGCAACTGATCCTAAACTGGCCTTGCTGGATAAGACCAAGACGCTCTTTGGTAGTGCTTATACCGTCTCCCTGTTCGACCTGTCCGAAGCCGTGGCCAATAGCAAGAAAAAATTTGAGGATGCACTAGCTGCACTCAAACCAGGTACCTGCACGACGGCCGACGTGGTGAAAGCAATGAATATCTATGCATTTAATTTTGCTTCCGGTTCCTTTGTTATTCCGAAGGAAGATGTCCTGGAGTTTGCCAAAGCGGTGACAGCCATCAAGGATTGCGCCAAGGATGCAAAACTGGAAATCGGCGGCCATACCGATAATGTAGGGTCTTCTGCCGTCAATATGGGATTGTCGCAATCGCGTGCCAATGCTGTGCGTGATTTCTTTGTGTCCAAAGGCATTGCTGCCACCGCGTTCACGACCAAGGCATACGGGGACTCCAAACCTATTGGTGACAACGATACCGCTACTGGCCGCTTCCAAAATCGTCGGATTGAGTTTGTCGAAAACAAGTAATTTGAGGGGGCATTAAAAGGATGCTGGCGCGGGGATAAGTTGGGGTTCAATAAGTTGCGATTAATGCTTACCAACGCCTACCGAACCCCGCGCCTGGTGCTTTGATTTATCTCGAGAAGGAATAAGTGATGGCATGGAATCCACGGACATCAGGAGACTGCAAAGATTTTGTGGATGATGAATTTTTAAATTGCGGCAATCATGCCGCTTTGGGGCAATTTAGCGCGGTCTTAGGGAGATAATAATGTTTAAAATTAACAAAACCATTGTGGCAATTTTGGTTACTGGCGCCTCGGTGCTTGCTGCGGCATGTCCGGCAGAAGCCTCAACCAAAGGGATGCATCGCGTTGGTGGTCATGGTCCACACGGAAAAGGCAGCCATTACGTTAAGTCACACCATAACAATGGCATGCATATCGTCGGCGGCCACGGCCCGCATCATAAGGGCGGCCACATGGTGAAGTAATTCGAATAGGGATAGTGCGGACATGATCATGTGTGTATTACCCGTATGCATCGCACGCTCTTGCTCTGTGTATGAGCAAGAGCCGTGCTGGATAGTTCAACATCTATAACATTCCATTTAACGAAGTCAAATTCGTGTCCAATCCAACGGGACCAGTTCTGGTCGCTCTCATGCCCCTCAATATGACCACAACGGCGCTGGTGTCCAACCAGTACGCCCACGGATATTCGCGGTTAGTGCGCGTTCGTGGATAATGCATGATTTTCGTAAGTCGTACTCAAGTTCAAAAAAAATGAATACGAAACGATGCAACATGAAACAGAGTAAGACAATGGACTGCTGAGTAGAAACATATATGTTTGGATTACAGAAAAGCCGCGACGACGACGTCGGCACCCTTAAAGAATTAATGATTGCTGTACCGATGACGATGGAAATTTATGCGGCCATCAGACGCAAAAAAATTGAAGCACGCAGCATGATCGAAGATGCACGCGAAACAGCAAAGCAGCGGCGAGGTACCTTAGATGAATGAGTGGTTGGTTATTGATAAGAAAAAAATTGCAGTGGTGTTGGCTTTGACCATTGCCGGCGCAAGCGCCCTAGCAGATGAAACGATTGTTTTTATTCGGCACGGCGAAAAGCCAGAAAAGGGAATACTTCTTCACTCGTTCTTCTTTTGCCCGCCCCCGGATATGATTTCAATCAATCAGATGACGCGACAACTATTCTGACACCGGGGGTTAATATTGCATCAGAATGCCGCGTCCGCAGTGAAAATTGGCGCCAATCCTTGGCAAAGTACCTTACTGCGAGAATTGATGAAACAGACACGACTGACTTGTCATCAGATGAAATGACAGCTAATGGTGCGTACGCCTCACAAATTATGACTGAAGCAAGATTTGAATTTCAAGCGGATGACCGGAATTTGCATTGTCAAAAATATTTGAATAGTCAGGAGTTAGTTAGGTTGGATAAACTGCATGCATCAATAGCCCGAAATCGCCAGTGACTTGTAGATGTAGTTTTTTGCAACGATGAATATCATGAATTTTGAAAATTGGATGCTTTTAACGATTCCGTTGCTAGCGGGAGGATCATTCATCGCTACGCAGCTTGTCCGAGAGGAATTGTTTGCAAGGATATTGGAAGATCGTAGCTTTCCTTTAGATCGTCTCTGGTATGGCCCTCGAAATGACACCATCCTAAGGATGACCATGATTTGGGGAGAGAAATCACGAGAGATGTTGAAAATTAGAAGGCTAAGGAATTTGATTTTTGCCGCACGCGTCGCTGCAGGCACATTGTATGTTTGCGTTGCTGTAGTACTGATCGCTTTGGGATGGTTTGCCTGGCATCACTAATTTGATATGTTGGCCTACGCCGATATCCTCAATAGAGGATCGAGCCGTGCAATTTCTACAAAACTAGGGTGCTGCATGATATTGGGACCAATGCAAAATTTGGAGATATTCGACAAGGCAACTGGTCGCGATGGAGTTTAGTTCAGTCTACGTTTTGATGGAGTAACCATTTATGGACTTTGCCTACCAAAAATCATTAAATTATTTTCTGGCACCTGGACAGTAGGGGCGTTTGAGAATACTGACAAACATTCGCTTGTTGCTTGGATTGATCCCGTATCTGGCAAATTTATTTCATTGAAGTCGAACTGGCTTTACTCTGTTTACGGTGTGATGATTCTCATTGGGTATTTTGGGATGACATTTATGGCATGGAGTGGCCTATGGTTGCGTCATATGGAAACTGCATTCAACAAACATTTCGCCAATTTCTCTTTGATCGCGCTCGCAGTTATGTGCTTTACGTCCGTAGTGTTTTGTGCGCTCAAGGCGACGAGAAAATCGCCGCTTGAAATCGAGCTTCGAGAAGAACTGGCAAAAAACATGTATTCTGAGCGCCTGTCCGCCAAGGCGCCTACACATTCCGATTCGTTGTAGTTGCTTCGGGATGTAATGGCTGACGGTCTAAAAGCCAAGATCAAAAAAGATTCCAATTCTCATTTGGACTCATCGCTCTTCGAATTTAGCTCAATGTGCCGTCATCCGTTGCACAGAGCCCCTGCCACAGGAAATGGGAGCATGAAATTAAAGGCAGTCCTTGTAATATGTATGATCATTGGGAGCGTGGTTCTAAATTCGCGTGCCAATGCGCTTCCGGTGCAGACGAGTACCAGCATTAGAGGCAATGGCTCAACGCATATCGCGTGCGGCCCTGAGGTAGAAAAGGGTTCCTGTGGTCCGTGGAAGTTTACCGGAAAGCCAAGCGCCGTAGTTACCGCAGGTATGTTCAAGGCACACCATATATTGCGTATCGGGGCGGATCAAAATAATGTTTACGTCGGTGTCAATGCACGCTGGCGTGTGCCAATGGCGGGTGAGATGCAAAATTCTGGCGATCAGGGAAACCCACTGTTGGTCTGTAGAGCGCAGGACGCAGCATGCAGTTTCGTAAAGATGTATGACTCGACAAGAGTGTCGCACATCATCGGTATCTCAGGCTTGAATTTACTTGCTGAAATCGAGAGCTACAAGAGTGATTCTCTAAATCGATTCGACGTGAGCTATGAACGCTCTTTCGATAGCGGGCAGACGTGGATACCGGTAAAAGTACCGGTGAATTGCAATCAGCATCGCTCGTGTCGTCTCGTCTTTTTGGACGCCAACCGGTATACCTTGTTGGCCACGGACACATCTGCACCATCGTTCGATAATTGGACCACGCAAATTTATGAGACCGAGGACAGTGGCATGTCATGGATAATGCGAACGGACGGTGCCGGCTTATCTGGCTCCCATTGGGATGCTTATGTCGGAGACCGCACAGTCAGCATCACTCTCGGGGCGCGTGAACATCAGAAGGCTATTCTCACTATTGCCAATAACCGCGATGAACTTGCACTGGAGGACATGAAACAACTTCACGGTGATGTCGTGAAGTTGATCGGTAACCACGATTTCTTGTACGCGCAAGTTGATAGCGGCACAGCGGAAAACCCAGAAGCGAGATTGTATGCAATTGCGGGGCATTCTGCCAACGAACTCTGGAAAAGTGAGAGCAACGTATCAGATGCTTTGGCCACACACGATTTGCTGCTGATTCGCACTTGGGATCATCGTGACTTTGTGTTGCCAGCGGGTGAATTTCGCAGCACGCTTCACATTAGCAAGGACCGAGGTGCAACCTGGATGACGTACCCCATGCCGGATGACTTGATCGATAGTTTAATAGCGGTTGTTAACTCGCGTATTTGGGTGGTAACACAAAAGGCAGTTTACTACTTAGATGTGCGATGACAAACTCAAATGCTGCCCTACCCGCCGCTTGAGTATCGAGAAGATTTATTGCACAGCATTGACGTCAATGAAAATATCTCTCTGATCTAAACCAGGCGGATTAAACGATACAACTGAAATACAGTGGCGGTGCAATTACGAATAAGCAGCGTGACATGGCTTTGGAGAAAGCTCAAGAGTTACGGGAGAGAACTTAGAGTGTTTTGGATCGATTCCAGGGCAACTATAGAACCGCATGTCCTCAGTAACTTTCTTTTCAGGCAACAGGTAGGTCCATGCACTTAGGATTGCTGTAAATACCGTTATGAGGTAGTCGCGACCCGAAGTGCGCAGTCATCCGCAACTACACCTAAGCGGCAGGTCAGCGTGGACCAGCACAGTAGGTCAGCCAGAACCGGCGCAGCGGTCAATTTGCACCAGCGCCTGCACATTGGAGGGTAAGTCTGAGTTCGCGCTCAAAATGTCCGAACTAAAGCCGCAAATTTCGGACAATTTCTTGCGCGATGTCCGAAAAAACCATATAAATATCGGACAAGGAAGAAAATGTCTGTACTCAAATCCCATATCTCTACCCTAATCGAAGCGGCAGGTCCTGGACAAGTTTGGGTACCAACCGACTTTGCACAGTTGGGCAACCGTGATGCAATCGACAAGACTCTGCAGCGCATGGTGCTGGCAGAAGAGTTGCGTCGCATCGACAGGGGTCTATATGACAGGCCCAAGTGGAACAACCTGACTAAGCGTCCCACATCCCCCGACTATCGCGCAGTGGTGGAAGCGATTGCCCGTCGGGATCAATTGCGACTGCTTATAGACGGCATGACCGCCGCCAATGATCTTGGCCTGACCAATGCGGTACCGGCTCGCGTCACCATACATACCGACACGCGCCGTCGCACAGTTCAACTAGACAATCTCACCGTCGAGTTTAAACAGACGGCACCCAGCCGCCTCTACTGGGCGGGACGTCCGGCCATGCGCATCGTTCAGGCGCTGCACTGGTTGAAAGACACATTGACTTCGGACCGTTCTCTTGTCTTGAACAAGCTGACCAAGGTTCTGGACGATCCTATACACGGCGCCGCGATCCGTCAGGATCTGCTCGATGGTTTCAACGTGTTGCCAGCGTGGATGCAAAATTTGGTCCGTGAACTTCCCAGATGTGACCCACAGGTTTTATCGACCGCGACACGTCAATCTCCCAGCGCTGGTGGGAGTTGGAAGTAATCGGACAGTAGGATCCTAGGTGTAATCCATCAGCTTGTTGCCGGTTTGATCGATGAGCTGGATCGTCGAGCCAAGGGCATCGCTGAAATAGTTAATCGTTTGGGCGCTGGCGCCCGTGTCAGTTTGCTGCGCCAGCACTTCGTCGACTCCAACACCGTTGAGTTCCTGGATCAGGTTGAGGCCGTCGTAGACATAGCCAGTGCCGACGCCGTTAATCGTCCTGGTCTGGCGCCGTCTGAGCGCGTCATAATTGAATCCGGCTGTGACGGCACCGCTGATTTGCGTGAGCTGGTCGCGCGCACTCCAGATGTAGGTATTCACGCCGCCACTGGTGAGGTTGCCGGTGAGGTCGGAATGAGGCTCTGTCCACTGCCGACGGTGAGGCGATTGGCGGCATCAATCTCGGTATTATTGCTGTTGGCGCTGGGGTTGATGCGGGCGAAGCTGCCGCTGGTCCGGATGCGCCGGCCGGCGTTGTCATACGCATACACTCTGGTGCGCGAGTACGTCATCGAACATCTGACACTGGAGCAGTACGTGCATTCCCTGGAAGGGTCGCAAACGCCGCCTGGCCGATAAACTCATCCCCATATTCCCGCCTCACGAATGTTACGTCGAGGTGTTTTGCGACGGTGCCACGCTGTATTTCCCGCGACCAGCGCCGGCGCGCACCGAAGTCGTTGACGACATTAATGGCGCACTGGTCAACCTATATCGCGTTGCGCAGCACCACATGAATGAGTTCCCGGGGAGTTCGGGTGGGCAATCAGCAGTCGGTAGCAGTTCAAATGGCAACAGGACTCATGGCCTAAGACATTGACAGATACCGGAGGCAAACCTGAAACGTTGGCTCGAAATAAGTTCGATGCTGCCATACGCCCTATCGAGTATTGAGACACACTCCCTCCAGATTTGCATTTATTGTAAATTCAATATCACCTCGCAGAAATAGATATACATTCCTTTCTCGCAACTACATCCTCCAATATTTCCAAAAGATACTTGCGACATCTTTTTGACAGATATCTAGGGCTGTCTTGAAAACCGTTAATTTAGCGCCGGCCGACCTGCCCAAGGAATCCGGCCGTTTCGACCTCCCCATCGCACTCGGCATCCTGGCAGCATCGGAGCAGATGCCGGCGGATGAACTCGATGCCTACGAATTTGCCGGCGAGCTCTCGCTGTCGGGCGAACTGAGGCCGATTCGCGGCGCCCTTGCCATGACTTTCGCCATGACGTCGGATAGCCGGAATGCCGATGCGTCCAAGACCGGCAATGGCACCTCATCGGCATCGCCGCGCGCCTTCATCCTGCCGCAAGCCAACGCGGATGAGGCGGCGCTAGTGTCCGACGCACATATTCTCCCGGCCGAATCGCTGCTTCAGGTATGTGCGCATTTCTCCTCCAGGCAGACAGAAACCAGGCTCCAGCGTCATATTCCACATGCGCAATCGAAACCACGCAGTCATCCCGATTTCAGCGATGTCAAAGGCCAGTTGCAAGCGAAACGGGCATTGGAAGTGGCGGCGGCCGGCAACCACAGCGTCCTAATAATATAGCCAATTAAACCCCAAAGCTTCCCCAGCCTAGGTCCTGCCAAACCAGCGTTGGAGAGACTGCTAACGACAGCGACCATATTGGCCAAGCAAATCAGAGATGTTGATTATTCGAAACAATTGTGAGCTTGTTATGATAATATAACCCATAGTAGGTTATGGCATATCCCGAGTTGGGTTTCACCCTATGTGAATGGCTAATCCTATTCACGACCCCAACTCACAAGTGTTTCGGCAGATGCTGGTTGAAGCGCGCATGTCGAGTGGACTATTGCAAGCTGACCTGGCTGACAAACTCCGCAAGACACAATCTTTTGTCTCGAAGTACGAGCGCGGTGAACGACGTCTGGATTTTCCAGAATTCATCACTATCGCTGATGCGCTTGGCCTTGACGTATTTGCCTTTATTGAAAAGTACAGGTTACGCATTGCCAAGGATCATCCGATGATCTAACTGCCTCATCGAGTCGGGAAACACTGCGTCGATAGACCCTCCAATGCCGGGACTTCATAGATGGCAAGCACACAAATGGTGCGAGTGGAGGAAATGAATGAAGAAGTCTATTGGAGCAGGATTTGTCGCACTAGCGCTGGTCGGATGCGGTGGAGGTGGCGGCAGTAGCGCTACTCCAAGTGTCCCAGTACCAGCCGTTTCATTAACTTTGAGTCAGCCGAAAACAAGTATCGGATCGCCTGTAACCGTTGCATGGTCATCCACCAATGCGACAAGCTGCACGGCTTCGGGTGCATGGAGTGGCATACAGTCGATTTCAGGATCGGCCATACAAACGCCAACAGCATCCGGTGTTGGCACATATACCCTTACTTGTTCTGGCGCCGGTGGAAGTGCCAATCAGTCAGTCTCATTGACTGTGCCAATTCCGGTATTGAAATCTTCGTATGAGAACAAGGCCGCAGCAGGCGAATCGATTGGCGCTCAAACTCTTCCGAGTGAAGTAGCCGCTGGCAATGCAGTGGCGTTTGCCGACTTCTTTCAAGACGGCACGTATTCAATGGTGACGCATACGCTTGAATACAATTCACAAGACCCATCCACAGCTAGTAAATTCGGACACATTCATTTCTGGCAGAAAGTTAATGGCACATGGGTAGACCATACGTCTACCTTGTTAGCAAATAACACTGGATGTCTCCACCCACGCAAGGCGGTTGTGGCCGATTTCAATGGCGACGGCAAACCAGATATTTTCTTCGCTTGCCACGGCTTCGATGCATCGCCGTTTTCAGGTGAGCAGCCTCATGTCCTACTTAGCCAGCCTGACGGCACTTACAAGAACGTAACCATTCCGGTAACTTGCTACTGCCACAGCGCATCCGCAGCAGATATACACGGCAATGGCTATGCCGATGTTTTGGTGACGGATCAATTCGTCCAGAAAACACCATTTTTCTTTACCAACAACAAAGACGGCACCTTCAATAGTGATTTCTCTCACTTCCCGAAAGTAATCAATGCTTACCAGTCGAACGGACAGCAAGGCATTACAGGATCGAATACTGGACTACCCGAGATATTCACTTCCGAGTTGATCGATTTTTCTGGCACAGGTCATTTCGATGCATTTTTAGCTGGCAATGCACCGGACAATAGTTTCGGAAACTGGCCGCCGACCATTTTTAAAAATGACGGTAGCGGAGTGTATTCAGCATCCAACGCAACCGTTCTGCCATATAGCCAGCAATATCAAACGACGCTTGATATTGTGTATCAAGGCGGCTTTGTCTATTTAACTGCCGTGCAGGACACCTATTCCTCCAACCCATACGGCTTCAGCAACATCGTCAAAATTAATCCAGCGACGATGGCATCAACCCAAATCTACGCGAACACTGCGAATTTTTCTAACGGCCGTACCTGGCTGAACTGGATTGTTCCAAACAACGGCCACATCACCAGTCTCGATACGACCTACGGCGTGTCGGTATCTCAATAACTCAAAGCACATGGCAATCTATTGCGAAAAGTCATCGCAATGGATTGTCATGTCCATAGTCACATCATACGGGGAATAAAAAAATGATCGTATCAATGAAGAACGACGCGGGTTTAGTCCGGCAGGTCAAAGTAGGATTTTGTTGGACTGCATTTTTCTTTGGCGCATTGCCGTTCTTCTTTCGCGGTATGCCATCAACAGGATTTCTATGGTGCTGTACGTTATTCATCGGGAATTTCGTACTGCCATTCAAGATGAACAAATACACCGCGCAATATTATTTGGAGCATGGCTACAAGCCATACGGGAAAGGCTGGCATAAAGCTGCTTTAGCTTGGGGTGTGGCGATACCATCCACTGGCGAAGAGACAACGAATGACGCATTCAGCGATGAACCAGAGTCTTCGAAATATGTATTTAAGATTTGGCATGCGCTTGTTGCCGTCACTGTCATCCCAGGAATTTTGATGGCAATGTTCGGTTCACATGAAAACAAGTCTGCAAAATCCGAACCCGTAGAACAAGTGGTGCATATTCAACCGACTGAACCTGTCGCGCCAGCCATCATCGATACGCCTGCCGCTTTGGATAAGGCCGTTGTGACTCAAATGGCTGAAATCGCCTCATCGCAAAATCCGATTGCAGAAACTCCGCGTAACGACATAGCCAAATCCGAATCGCCAAAAACGGAAGCAGATATTCCGCCTGCGAACGCCAATAACGCAGTTCAATCTTGGACACCGAGCTTTGACTGTGCCAAAGCCTCGAATGGCCCTGAACGATTAATCTGCTCCAGTCCTGAACTATCGGCAGCAGACGTAAGGCTTGGTCAAGTATACAAATCAGCACTTAACAATGCCAAAGATACAGGCGCTCTCAGGAAACGACAGAACGAATGGCGCAAGCTTGAACGCGACGGATGTTCAGATGTGAGTTGCATGTTGAAGGCATACCAAAATCGAATTACTGAATTGGCTGCGTCCGAGTGAAATTAAATTGGCTGGGCCGACTGGATTACGGAACGACATCGATTCAATCGGCCAATCACTGGAAAAATTGATGGGTACACTATTCCTGCTGGTGCTTTATCTGTATTTACTATATCGGCTGCTGGTGACAGTGATTGCGATTTTGAAGAACTTCTCGGCGGCGCCATTCCTAGCTACGTGCTATCTGCTGTTACTGGCTGGCTTTGGCAGCGGCTGTTACTGGCTGTATAAAGCAATGTTCGGTTGATGGGTTGGATTCGGTGCCGGTGATGGCATCGTATCAGAGCACTATCGGAACGCCATTGATAAGCCAGTTTTGCGCCTTCATTTGCAGTACCCATTCCCGAAATTCACGCCTTTCTTCGCAA
This DNA window, taken from Collimonas arenae, encodes the following:
- a CDS encoding GlsB/YeaQ/YmgE family stress response membrane protein produces the protein MGFIAWLIVGAIAGWLAGVVVKGGGFGVLVDIIVGIVGAFIGGWLAGALGIHIGDGLLASIVTATVGAVILLFILRLIKRA
- a CDS encoding OmpA family protein is translated as MNLLQLTQTALGGQVIQRISAHYGIDASKATTVFDTLVPTLIGSVVKKADTPEGARALYSAIMSPKVDPNIGTNLVSVIDNPVSLSNLGKIGEEHTVHLLGDKAGDVTNAVAQHTGVGISTVTSMTCVAAATLFGLIKNHLQASKGGQHTLISTLEHQVPFIQGKLPEGVWAALGLGTVAAFFNGIGSKLKNTLSAFHVQMPQAAHPSTSVSQAPEKKSGLAKFWWLWLLLALAALLFLMRGCNKESTPAPAPVVTPPAAVSAAPDKSPVLSLTTDKDGKATVVATVGSEAEKTAIMDDLKKVYGDAVSADIKVDAATKPADWIGKLPDLLPTIKLPNAELTIKGNNIEIGGAATDPKLALLDKTKTLFGSAYTVSLFDLSEAVANSKKKFEDALAALKPGTCTTADVVKAMNIYAFNFASGSFVIPKEDVLEFAKAVTAIKDCAKDAKLEIGGHTDNVGSSAVNMGLSQSRANAVRDFFVSKGIAATAFTTKAYGDSKPIGDNDTATGRFQNRRIEFVENK
- a CDS encoding DUF6088 family protein, giving the protein MSVLKSHISTLIEAAGPGQVWVPTDFAQLGNRDAIDKTLQRMVLAEELRRIDRGLYDRPKWNNLTKRPTSPDYRAVVEAIARRDQLRLLIDGMTAANDLGLTNAVPARVTIHTDTRRRTVQLDNLTVEFKQTAPSRLYWAGRPAMRIVQALHWLKDTLTSDRSLVLNKLTKVLDDPIHGAAIRQDLLDGFNVLPAWMQNLVRELPRCDPQVLSTATRQSPSAGGSWK
- a CDS encoding helix-turn-helix domain-containing protein, whose product is MANPIHDPNSQVFRQMLVEARMSSGLLQADLADKLRKTQSFVSKYERGERRLDFPEFITIADALGLDVFAFIEKYRLRIAKDHPMI
- a CDS encoding FG-GAP repeat domain-containing protein, with the protein product MKKSIGAGFVALALVGCGGGGGSSATPSVPVPAVSLTLSQPKTSIGSPVTVAWSSTNATSCTASGAWSGIQSISGSAIQTPTASGVGTYTLTCSGAGGSANQSVSLTVPIPVLKSSYENKAAAGESIGAQTLPSEVAAGNAVAFADFFQDGTYSMVTHTLEYNSQDPSTASKFGHIHFWQKVNGTWVDHTSTLLANNTGCLHPRKAVVADFNGDGKPDIFFACHGFDASPFSGEQPHVLLSQPDGTYKNVTIPVTCYCHSASAADIHGNGYADVLVTDQFVQKTPFFFTNNKDGTFNSDFSHFPKVINAYQSNGQQGITGSNTGLPEIFTSELIDFSGTGHFDAFLAGNAPDNSFGNWPPTIFKNDGSGVYSASNATVLPYSQQYQTTLDIVYQGGFVYLTAVQDTYSSNPYGFSNIVKINPATMASTQIYANTANFSNGRTWLNWIVPNNGHITSLDTTYGVSVSQ
- a CDS encoding lysozyme inhibitor LprI family protein, which encodes MIVSMKNDAGLVRQVKVGFCWTAFFFGALPFFFRGMPSTGFLWCCTLFIGNFVLPFKMNKYTAQYYLEHGYKPYGKGWHKAALAWGVAIPSTGEETTNDAFSDEPESSKYVFKIWHALVAVTVIPGILMAMFGSHENKSAKSEPVEQVVHIQPTEPVAPAIIDTPAALDKAVVTQMAEIASSQNPIAETPRNDIAKSESPKTEADIPPANANNAVQSWTPSFDCAKASNGPERLICSSPELSAADVRLGQVYKSALNNAKDTGALRKRQNEWRKLERDGCSDVSCMLKAYQNRITELAASE